One Vigna unguiculata cultivar IT97K-499-35 chromosome 7, ASM411807v1, whole genome shotgun sequence genomic region harbors:
- the LOC114192767 gene encoding pathogenesis-related protein PRB1-3-like, with protein MSSFPVMCTVLLLLLATAVSAHDRVDARNYFGYVPAIVDETFANQTLLAEEFMNTHNWVRKQYNLPLLAWDENLASYAREYLMQRYEDCKLIHSNSNYGENIFWGKTRHWNPSDATFYWYVEKDWYDFKTLTCAPPPKACGHFTQVVWRDSERIGCALQNCHNPDLGMLMACEYDPPGNYANENPLQSHV; from the coding sequence ATGTCTTCCTTCCCAGTCATGTGCACcgttctcctcctcctcctcgcCACAGCTGTCTCCGCCCATGATCGCGTCGACGCCAGAAATTACTTCGGTTACGTCCCCGCGATTGTCGACGAGACCTTCGCGAACCAAACGTTGCTGGCTGAGGAGTTCATGAACACACATAACTGGGTAAGGAAGCAGTACAACCTTCCCTTGCTCGCTTGGGACGAGAACCTTGCGTCCTACGCGCGGGAGTACCTCATGCAGCGTTACGAGGATTGCAAACTCATCCACTCCAACTCCAACTACGGCGAGAACATCTTCTGGGGGAAGACGCGCCATTGGAACCCCTCCGATGCTACCTTCTACTGGTACGTGGAGAAGGACTGGTACGATTTCAAAACTCTCACGTGCGCCCCACCGCCAAAAGCCTGCGGCCACTTCACCCAGGTAGTGTGGCGGGACTCCGAACGAATCGGCTGCGCTCTTCAGAATTGCCACAACCCTGATCTGGGCATGCTCATGGCGTGCGAATACGATCCTCCTGGTAACTACGCCAACGAGAACCCTTTGCAATCACATGTCTGA
- the LOC114191471 gene encoding protein GPR107-like translates to MGKTALATVVAAFLLLLLVPPSTAEIKTLTITSDTRPMILLEKFGFTHTGHVSIAVSSVSVVASSGSQPDPSRLGFFLLSEESLLQVLIEIQQNPSFCVLDSHYIKSLFTFRDLSPPPAASVNRTFPVTIANEYSLFFANCAPETSVSMAVHTALYNLDPDNSRDYLSAGQTQLPSLFSLFSVAYFAFLGLWLYLCHSNRRSLHRIHLLMGALLLMKALNLLCAAEDKHYVKITGTPHGWDVLFYIFQFIRVVLLFTVIVLVGTGWSFLKPFLQEREKKVLMIVIPLQLLANVASVVIGETGPFIKDWVTWNQVFLLVDIICCCAIIFPIVWSIRSLRETSKTDGKAARNLAKLTLFRQFYIVVIGYLYFTRIVVFALKTIAAYKYQWVSNLAEETASLAFYVVMFYMFRPVERNEYFVLDEEEEEAAEIALRDEEFEL, encoded by the coding sequence ATGGGGAAAACTGCCTTAGCCACCGTCGTCGCCGCCTTCCTGCTCCTCCTTCTCGTTCCCCCCTCCACGGCGGAGATAAAAACCCTCACCATAACCTCCGACACTCGCCCCATGATCCTCTTGGAAAAATTCGGGTTCACGCACACTGGCCACGTGTCGATCGCGGTATCCTCTGTGTCCGTTGTGGCGTCGTCAGGGTCGCAACCAGACCCTTCCCGGTTAGGGTTCTTCCTCCTGAGCGAAGAGTCCCTTCTCCAAGTCCTAATTGAGATCCAGCAAAACCCTAGCTTCTGCGTCCTTGACTCGCACTACATCAAGAGCCTTTTCACCTTCCGCGACCTTTCTCCCCCTCCAGCCGCCTCCGTCAACCGCACCTTCCCCGTTACAATCGCCAATGAATACAGTCTCTTCTTCGCCAATTGCGCGCCCGAAACCTCCGTCTCCATGGCGGTCCACACGGCGCTCTACAACCTCGACCCCGACAACTCCCGCGACTACCTCTCCGCCGGCCAGACCCAGCTTCCCTCCCTTTTCTCCCTCTTCTCCGTCGCCTACTTCGCCTTCCTCGGCCTCTGGCTCTACCTTTGCCACTCCAACCGCCGCTCCCTCCACCGGATCCACCTTCTCATGGGTGCCCTTCTTCTCATGAAGGCCCTCAACCTCCTCTGCGCCGCCGAGGACAAGCACTACGTCAAAATCACGGGTACACCCCATGGCTGGGACGTCCTCTTCTACATCTTCCAGTTCATCCGCGTCGTCCTCCTTTTCACCGTCATCGTCCTCGTCGGCACTGGCTGGTCCTTCCTCAAACCTTTCCTCCAGGAGCGCGAAAAAAAGGTCCTTATGATCGTCATCCCCCTCCAGCTCCTCGCTAACGTCGCTTCCGTAGTCATCGGTGAAACCGGCCCCTTCATCAAGGACTGGGTCACTTGGAACCAGGTCTTCTTGCTCGTCGACATCATCTGCTGCTGCGCCATAATCTTCCCTATCGTCTGGTCCATTAGGTCTCTCAGGGAAACCTCCAAAACCGACGGAAAAGCCGCCAGGAACCTCGCCAAGTTAACCCTCTTCAGACAGTTCTACATTGTTGTCATTGGCTACTTGTACTTCACGCGCATTGTTGTCTTTGCACTTAAAACCATTGCGGCGTACAAGTACCAGTGGGTGAGCAATCTCGCCGAGGAGACTGCTAGCCTAGCCTTTTATGTGGTCATGTTCTACATGTTTAGGCCTGTGGAGAGGAATGAATACTTTGTGCTCGATGAGGAGGAAGAAGAGGCCGCGGAGATTGCCCTCAGGGATGAAGAATTTGAGCTGTGA
- the LOC114191166 gene encoding zinc finger BED domain-containing protein RICESLEEPER 2-like, which translates to MVVPMRCCKKLSEQLKLQNSLICNGDYFHVRCSAHVLNIIVQEGLRVASDALHKIRESIKYVRGSEARKVAFKECVIQVRGIDTKVGLRMDVVTGWNSTYLMLESAIRYQRAFGCLAIRDRNYVHCPLNDEWKRTEKMCEFLKPSYVMTNLISGSSYPTSNHYFMQVWKIKCLLRKNAKSDDPTIKDMSLNMVNKFSKYWDHYCDILAITAILDPRMKFVAIRFCYSKINPCTCEEKISILKHNIYKLFEEYVKLNSNDSNTSSSQVFPPTQLTSFSNDEPVMDAFDVSF; encoded by the coding sequence ATGGTAGTGCCAATGAGGTGTTGCAAAAAATTGAGTGAGCAATTGAAATTGCAAAATAGTTTGATATGTAATGGTGATTACTTTCATGTAAGGTGTAGTGCACATGTGTTGAATATTATTGTGCAAGAGGGATTAAGGGTGGCTTCTGATGCTTTGCATAAGATTAGAGAGAGTATCAAGTATGTGAGAGGATCAGAGGCAAGAAAAGTTGCATTTAAAGAATGTGTTATTCAAGTGAGGGGAATTGATACCAAAGTAGGTTTGAGAATGGATGTTGTTACTGGATGGAATTCTACCTATCTTATGCTTGAGAGTGCAATTAGATATCAACGTGCCTTTGGATGTTTGGCTATCCGTGACAGAAATTATGTTCATTGTCCATTAAATGATGAGTGGAAAAGAACTGAAAAAATGTGTGAGTTCTTGAAGCCATCTTATGTAATGACTAATTTGATTTCAGGTTCTTCTTATCCAACTTCTAATCATTACTTTATGCAAGTTTGGAAAATTAAGTGTTTGTTGCGGAAAAATGCAAAAAGTGATGATCCGACAATTAAAGATATGTCATTGAATATGGTGAACAAGTTTAGTAAGTATTGGGATCACTATTGTGACATTCTTGCTATTACGGCTATTCTTGATCCACGTATGAAGTTTGTAGCAATTCGATTTTGTTATTCAAAGATTAATCCTTGTACTTGTGAAGAAAAGATTAGTATTTTAAAGCACAACATCTATAAGTTGTTTGAAGAATATGTCAAATTGAATTCAAATGACTCAAATACTTCAAGTTCTCAAGTTTTCCCTCCAACACAACTTACTTCTTTTTCAAATGATGAGCCAGTGATGGATGCATTTGatgtaagtttttaa